In the genome of Apodemus sylvaticus chromosome 2, mApoSyl1.1, whole genome shotgun sequence, one region contains:
- the Vamp8 gene encoding vesicle-associated membrane protein 8, giving the protein MEEGSGSAGNDRVRNLQSEVEGVKNIMTQNVERILARGENLDHLRNKTEDLEATSEHFKTTSQKVARKFWWKNVKMIVIICVIVLVIVILIILFATGTIPT; this is encoded by the exons ATG GAGGAGGGCAGTGGGAGCGCCGGAAATGACCGAGTTAGGAACCTGCAGAGTGAGGTGGAGGGAGTCAAGAATATTATGACCCAGAATGTGGAGCGGATCTTGGCCCGAGGGGAAAACCTGGACCACCTCCGAAACAAGACAGAGGACTTGGAAGCCACG TCTGAACACTTCAAGACAACGTCCCAGAAGGTGGCCCGGAAGTTCTGGTGGAAGAATGTGAAGATGATTGTCATCATCTGTGTGATTGTCCTTGTCATCGTCATCCTCATTATACTCTTTGCCACCGGCACCATCCCCACTTAA